CATAAGCTTTGCACAAAAGCCGGGACAGGTAGTAACCGCACGAACAGTAACCCGACCGCACCTCGTTTGGCGATCCACCGTTCGATTCGTTCGAAGCGATCAACAGGTAGGCGCGTACGAAGAATCGGGGAGATAAAGTAGCGGGCTAACATAAATGTAAATACAGAACCCAACATCGCCCCCGACCAAGAATACAGCCCACCGTAAACAACTCCAAACACTTTGAAGTACATGACGAGCAACCCTTCGGAAGGAACAGGGGTCATACATATTCCTGCCATCAATACAACGGCCAAAACCACTCCAAGAACGCCCCAAGAACGAATGATATGAGACATCGCATTCAGCCGATCAAAATATAAAAACGACGAAACAGCTAAGACCGTGAAAACAGTAATTAGAATGCCAATAAATTTACGACTATTTTTTGCCCACCGTTCCGAAAATTAAAGACCCCAAATCTCGCCATCGTTGCGCTCACGTTGGACACTTTGTCACCCCCCATTGCAGTAACCCAACTACAAAGACGGCACAAACACAAAATCGGTTCACCTTCAGCAAAAAAATATGGAGACCACATGCGGACTCCTCTAAGCTATATGACGGATCGCATCAATGAGTATCCATATCCCAAGTAGCCCAAGCACAATGCCCGCCAACTTCTCCGACCACTCTCCGAGGTATCGTTTCAACCGACCTCCGAAAGTCCGACCAATAATAGTGAACAATGTTTTCGCTAACATAAAAGTTGACCATATGCAGCCTGGTCAGCTTTTAGATTGACAAACACATGGTGACGAAGTGGTATGTCATCGATCCTATTTTGAGTGTCCTGATTGCTTTGCTAAT
This genomic interval from Ferroacidibacillus organovorans contains the following:
- a CDS encoding VTT domain-containing protein, giving the protein MTPVPSEGLLVMYFKVFGVVYGGLYSWSGAMLGSVFTFMLARYFISPILRTRLPVDRFERIERWIAKRGAVGLLFVRLLPVPAFVQSL